A window of the Radiobacillus deserti genome harbors these coding sequences:
- a CDS encoding GNAT family N-acetyltransferase — MKVKQTKDYELLAKLNKPVHDLHHSLYPEYFEEYDYDVIKDTFKNQIDKDNFIFLILEDEGEAVGFAWVEIRDYDRYPYKDTYQSVYVHQISINSEKRHSGYGTFLMDHIYQIAKDHNIDLVELDYWVKNSNAAKFYQKHGFELFREMVFKKLEK, encoded by the coding sequence ATGAAAGTAAAACAAACAAAGGACTATGAACTGCTAGCAAAGTTAAACAAACCAGTCCATGACTTGCATCATTCTTTATATCCGGAGTACTTCGAAGAATATGATTACGATGTCATAAAAGACACCTTTAAAAACCAAATAGATAAGGATAACTTTATTTTTCTTATTTTAGAAGATGAAGGAGAAGCAGTTGGATTTGCTTGGGTTGAGATCCGAGATTATGACCGCTATCCGTACAAGGATACGTACCAATCCGTTTATGTACACCAAATTAGTATTAATTCTGAGAAAAGACATAGTGGGTATGGAACTTTTCTAATGGACCATATATACCAGATAGCGAAGGACCATAATATTGACTTAGTGGAATTGGATTATTGGGTGAAAAATAGTAACGCAGCAAAATTCTATCAAAAACATGGATTTGAATTGTTCCGTGAAATGGTTTTTAAGAAGCTAGAAAAATAG